A region of the Flavobacteriaceae bacterium MAR_2010_188 genome:
TTTAATTGGATGGTTAAGCAAATGCCATTTATTAAAGAGAATTTCCAGTCGATTAGAGCTGATATTTATCCAATTAGACTTTGGACAGTGTCGGTGTTTTTATTTGGAGTGTTACCGATAGCGAGAAAAAAAGGCTTAGGAAACATTCTTATTGGTAATGAATACGATACCACCGTTAAAGGAAATATTGAAGGTATTACTCACTACAACGCAATTTATGACCAAAGCAAATATTTTGATAATGCTCTAAGCAGATATTATCAGAAGAAAGGTTGGGACATCTATCAATATTCAATTTTACGAAGTCTTTCAGAATTGTTAATTTTAAAGATTTTAGTGAAGAGATATCCAGACCTTCAAAAATTACAAGTCTCTTGTCACGCAGCGCACGAAGAAGATGGAAAAATGCTTCCATGTGGAAACTGTGAAAAATGCCGACGGATTGTCGGTATGTTAAAAGCATTAGATGAAGACCCGAAGCGATGCGGGTATACAGACAATCAAATTGAAAAATGTTTGGTCGCTCTATCTAAACAGAGCGTTAAGCAGATTGGGTCAGATGCGGCTCAACTTTATTATCTTTTAGACCAAAGGGATTTGCTGCAAGAGAATGAACACACCAATAAGCTTGCAAAAGAACATCCTGAAATAACCAAATTACGCTTTGATATAGAGCGAAGTAATCTTGAAGATTTACCTAAGCACATCAGAAAACCATTGTTTAAAATCTATCAAAAATATAGTGATGGCGTGGTTAAACTTTCTGAACGGAAATGGCATAACTTTGACCTCGATAAGGAAATAGAAAATATTCCTTATTTCTTAAATAAGAAAAATGGACATACCATATAAAAGAGCAAGTTTCCTTTGGGAGCAGAAGACTTGGCCAGAACTAGAAGCCTACTTACTAACCGTAGATACTGCTATTTTACCTTGTGGCGCAATTGAGCAACACGGACCACATCTTCCGGTTGATATCGATTATTTTGATGCTAAGTACATGGCCTACGAAGTTGCGGATAGATGTGAAGAACCAAAACCACTGGTTTTGCCTCCGATTCCTTTTGGAGTGTCTTACCATCATGAAGATTTTAAAGGCACTTTGAGTGTTACCAACGAAGCTCTTTCAAAATTTGTGTATGATATAGGTATGGGCCTGGCGAGAAATGGGATTAAAAAACTCATTATCCTTAACGGTCACGGAGATAATGCGCCAACGCTCAATTATGCAGCGCAGATGATAAATCGGGATGCAAAGATTTTTGTTTGTGTAGATACAGGTGAAACCAGTGATTACGATGTTTTTAATCTTATTGAAACTCCTAACGATGCCCATGCCGGCGAAATTGAAACAAGCACCAGTCTTGCTTTAAGGCCAGAAATGGTACAAATGGATAAGGCCAAAAATGCAACCCTAAAATTCGGGAGTAAATTTTTAGATTTTGATGATGAACAAAGTGTAAGTTGGTATGTACGGACCAATAAGATTTCAGAAAGTGGAGTCATGGGGGATGCAACAAAAGGTACTGCAGAAAAAGGAAAAATTCTTTGGGAAGTGATGATTAGTAATATGGTGAAGTTTGTAGAATCCATTAAGAATACTCCTTTAGACGACCTTTATCAAAAGAGTTATTAATGAAAATTGTAAATGTTCAATTTGAAAGATTAAACCTTAAACTTTCGGAGCCATATACAATTGCTTACGAAACCATTGAACATACCACCAACTTTATCCTTAACCTCGAAACTGAGAATTCCTTAGTTGGCCGTGGATGCGCGGCGCCCGATTTAGAGGTGACCGGCGAAAATCCTGATGAGGCCGAACTCATCATTAAAGATGTCGTTGTTCCATTTTTAAAGGGGAAAAATTCGATTAGATACGTCTATATCGTCGAAGAATTAAAGCTTCTAATTCCTAAAAATCCATCCGTGCTTGCGATGGTGGATATGGCTCTCTTGGATTTATGCTCCAAGAAAATGGAAGTTCCTCTTTTTCAATTTTTGGGTGGCTATAGAGAGAGTATTGCTACCAGCATAACCATAGGGATACTACCACTTCAAGAAACTTTATTAAAATCCAAAGAATTTGTAAGTGCTGGATTTAACATTATCAAGCTTAAAGGTGGACTTTCTTATGAAGAGGATATCGAAAAAATATTGAAAATCCGAGAACTATATCCAGAGTTAACTTTAAGATTCGACGGTAATCAAGGTTATTCGGTAGAGCAGGCCGTCAATTTTGTAAACGGTACCAAAAATGCTAAGATTGAAATTTTTGAACAACCGTCCAAAGTGAATCAGGAGTTGCAACTGGGAGAGATTACCAATGCGGTAAACCTTCCGGTGATGGCAGATGAAAGCATCAAGACTTTAAAGGATGCTTTTAGGCTGGCGCAGAATGAAAGAATCGATATGGTAAATATTAAGATTATGAAAGTTGGTGGTATTCTTGAAGCGCTTCATATTAATTCGGTTTCAAAATCTGCGAATCTAGAAGTGATGGTGGGTTGTATCGATGAATGTGGATTAGGAATTTCGGCCGGTCTTCATTTTGCGCTTTCTAGACCAAATATTCAATATGCTGATTTAGATGGACATCTAGATATTTTAGATGATCCTTTCACCAATCTTTTTCAATTAAAAAACGGAATTCTGTATCCGAATAAATTCGCTGGTTTAGGTTAATTCAAGTATTTAATTCAACTTAAATAAAAATTTACTTAAATTGAGTTAATCGCTACTCGTATAAATCCTTAATTTTATAATCTGCTAAATTCAGTCGAAGAGATTAATGAGTACACCGAGATATCCAGAAATTACAAATCATGTCCTTAAAGAAATTGACCTAACCAATGAAGAGTTAGAAGAATTCTTAAGTATCCTCAGCGAGCAGGTTGTTCTTAGAAAAGACAATTTAATTGTACCTGGAGATGTGGTGGATTATGAATATTACGTGGTAAAAGGTTGCATGAAAGCTTATTTTATGGATTCTTTTGGTGATAGGCATATCCTTCAATTTGCGGTTGAAGATTGGTGGATAAGTGATTTTGAAGCCTTTTTTAATAATGAAGCCGCAAATCTTTATGTTGAAGCAATCGAAGATACCTATCTCTTAGGAATACACCGAGAGGCTCTTGAGATTTTATATAAAAGAATACCAAAGTTCGAACGCTTTTTCAGATTAAAAACCACAGCCGCCTTTATTTCATTAAGACGACGCGTACTATCTACTCTTCAACTAAATTCTAAAGAAAGATACCTTAAATTCTGTGAAAAATATCCGAGCATTGCAGAGCGAGTTCCTAACTACCATATCGCTAATTATCTTGGTATAAAACCAGAGAGCCTCAGTAGGATAAGACGGGAAACCCTTGGTTAACAAACTTTAACAGAGCTTCCTAACATACATCAACCGCTATTCATATATCTAGAAGTATATTGTAATTAATAATTACAAACGATTTTACAATTTTAAAAAGATATATAATGAATAACGATCAACCACTTTTACAACCAATAACATTTGGCGATTTACAATTACCAAACAGGGTAATTATGGCGCCTATGACCAGAAGTAGAGCCAATAATAAAGAAAACGCTCCTACACAAGATTTACAAGGGGTTTATTATTCTCAAAGAGCGACTGCAGGACTTATAATTACAGAAGGTTCTCAAGTTTCTAAAAGAGCTGTAGGTTATATAAATACGCCAGGAATTCATTCCAAGGCTCAGGTTGAAGGTTGGAAGCAAGTTGTTGATTCTGTTCATGATGCTGGAGGTAGAATTTTTATCCAGCTTTGGCACGTGGGTCGTATTTCTCATCCTGACTTTCATAATGGTGAAAAACCATGGGCACCATCCGCATTAAATCCAGATGTTGAAGTTTATACTCCAGATGGACAGAAGAAAACGGAAACACCTAAAGAAATGACCTTAGAAGAAATTGAAATCACCAAACAAGAATTTATCGATGCTGCTAAAAATGCAGTTGAAGCTGGCTTTGATGGTGTAGAAATTCATTCTTCTAATGGATATTTATTCCACCAATTCTTTAATGCGACGAGTAATAAGCGTACCGATAAATATGGGGGAAGTAAAGAGAATAGAGCAAGATTCTTCTTTGAAGTCTTAGATGGAATAAAGGAAGTATTACCAGAATCTAAAATAGGAGCAAGGTTTAATCCGTCCTTACACGGAACTTTCGGAATGACCTTAGATGAAGAAACCATTCCAACTTTCGATTATATCATCAAAAAATTAAGTGACGAATATAAATTGGCCTACATTCATCTTTCCGAACCTTTTACCGATGTTTCCGATAATCCTCATGCAGTATCAGAAATTGCGAAACATTATAGACCTTTGTATAAAGGAAATCTGATGATCAACGCTGGTTTTGATCAAGAAAAAGGAAACAAAGTGATAAAGAATGGCAATGCGGATTGTGTGGCATTTGGGAAATTATATATTTCGAACCCAGATTTAGTCGAAAGATTCAGGGAAGATATAGAAACATCAGACTGGGATAAGGATACTTTCTATACCACCGGTAAAAAAGGCTACACGGATTACGAAGCAAAAACTCGTGAATTGATTCCCAATTAAAGTAACTTTAAGTTTAAAAAAAAATATTAACCAATAAACATAAAACATATGAAATTTAATAGAACAGCATCTGCACACTGGGAAGGTGGCGGAGAAGAAGGACGAGGCGGAATATCAACTCAAAGTGGAGCATTAAACGGCGAATTGTATGAATTCAAAACCCGTTTCAAAGATAAAAAAGGAACGAATCCAGAAGAATTAGTTGGCGCCGCACATGCCGGATGTTATACCATGCAGCTGGCATTCTTTATAGAAGAAGAAGGACATACTGCGCAAAGTCTGGATACCGAAGCAAGGGTTCATTTTGAAGATGGAAAAATCAACCAAATAGATTTAAGCGTTAAAGGAAAAGTTCCGGGAATGAACGAGAAGGATTTTGCAAAAGTGGCTGAGAAAGCCAAAAAAGAATGTCCGCTTTCAAAATTATTGAATGCGAATATTTCTCTGGAAGTGGAATTTGTTGACTAATTAAGAATTCAAATTAGCAATTTTAGGATAAATACCTAAATTTCAGAATATTAATATAATAATGAAAAGAAATATATGAGTAAAGTAAAAGCATACGGAGCAGATTCTAAAGATTCCAAATTAAAGGAAATGACGATTGAGCGACGTGAAGTAAAAGATGATGACGTAAAGATTAAAATCACTTTTTGCGGTGTTTGCCACAGTGATATACATACAGTAGAAAATGACTGGAAAAATTCAACTTATCCGGTTGTGCCAGGACATGAGATTGTAGGTCATGTACTAGAAGTAGGTAAAAATGTAACCGACATTAAAAAAGGTGATGTTGTTGGCGTTGGTTGTATGGTAGATTCTTGTCAAGAATGTAATTCTTGTAAAAAAGATATGGAGCAGTTCTGTGAAAAAGGAGCTACGTTTACTTATAATGGGCAAGACAAACATCTTGGTGGACATACCTTTGGAGGCTATTCTGAAAGCATAATCGTGGATCAGGATTTTGTACTCAAAGTACCAAGTAATTTGGATGAAAAAGCAGTGGCGCCTCTATTATGTGCAGGTATCACGACCTATTCTCCACTTAATCACTGGAATGTTAAGAAAGGTGATAAAGTAGGAATCATTGGCCTTGGTGGATTAGGACATATGGGAATTAAATTCGCAGATGCGATGGGAGCTCATGTGGTTATGATTACGACATCTAAAGAGAAAGAAAAAGATGCTAAAAGTTTAGGTGCAGATGAAGTATTGTTATCTACAAATGACGATGATATGAAAAAGAGCAACGGAACTTTCGATTTTCTTTTGAATACCGTACCGGTTAAGCATGACGTTAATCCATACCTACAATTGTTAAAGATTGATGGGACTATGGTTATGGTTGGTGCAGTGGAACCTTTAGAGCCAATGCACGGCGGTAACCTTATTATGGGTCGAAAAAGTATTGCAGGCTCATTGATAGGCGGAATTAAGGAAACTCAAGAAATGCTTGATTTCTGTGGTAAAAATAATATTGTAAGTGATATTGAATTAATCGATATCAACAATATAAATGAAGCCTACCAAAGAGTTAAGGATTCTGACGTTAAGTACAGATTTGTCATCGATATGGAATCGTTGAAGAACTAATCGATAAAACATTTTTATTCCATAAACCCGTTAGAAATCTTTCTAACGGGTTTTTTTATGTTGAACTAGTTCATCTCAAAACCCATTGGCTCAACATTTTCAGTGATTGCGACAGTCATCCTTTTAAAAAAGTGACATCTTGTAACATTAAAATTATATAAATGATTAAGCCAAGAGAAAAAGCTCCAAATCTAGAAGTAGAATTAGTTAATCATACTAGATGGATTTTGGACGAGCAAGACCCGGAAAATTTTACAATGATTATTTTTTATAGAGGTAAGCACTGCCCGGTATGTAAAACGTACTTAAACGAATTGCAGACAAAAATTTCTCAATTTATAGAAAGAGGCGTCAATATAATTGCGCTGAGTTCTGATACCGAAGAGGTCGCCAAGAAGACTTATGAAGAATGGGATATCGACGACATACCAGTTGGATATGGATTCCCTATTGAAACTGCACGTAAATGGGGTTTATTTATTTCCAATGGAATTAAGGATGAGCCCAAACAATTTATAGAGCCTGGAGTTTTTCTTATAAGACCCGCCCGTACAATTTATGCAGAGTATATTCAATCCATTCCGTTTGCCCGACCTCATTTTGATGACCTTTTAAAAGGAATCGATTTTATCTTAAAAAAGGATTATCCGGCAAGAGGAGAAGCATAGCTGAAAAAACCCTTCATGGGTTAGTATAAAGAAAGCACCGCAGCATGGCTCAGAATTATAAATTGACAGAATCTAAAATAATAAAACTATTATTTATAGCTGTGGCTATAATCCTTGGTATTTATTTCACCTTCTCAGGATTGATAAAAGCCCAAGGCTTTTTTGCTCCATTATTGACTGCCATTATATTAAGCCTAATAATATTGCCTTTGTGTAGATGGTTTGAATCTTTTATGGGAAGAACCGCCTCATCCTTGCTAGGAACATTTATTTTAATGTTAATCTCATTCGGTCTCTTTCTTCTAATTCTATATCAGATAAAAAACTTTACCAATCAATGGCCTGATATCAAGGAGACTATGCAGCCTAAAATCGAGGAGTTAAGTTCCTATTTAAGCAATAACACCCCATTAGATGATAACGATTTAAATCAATTTGCTATAAATGAGTCTAAGGCTGCGGGTATGGGACTTTCATTACAGAACTTAGGTGGAAAATTATCTGCTGTGATGATGCAAATGGTTAGTTTCCTCGGTATATATTTTCTAACATTTATTTATATCTACTTCTTGCTCAGATATAGGCTCATGTTCAAAAATTTTATGCTTCGGATAAGCCCTGATAATGAAAAGGATAAAACCACTACTATCATTTATAAATCAGCCAAGGTAGCGACACAATATCTACAAGGAAAATTAATTCTTATTGGGATTCTCGCGGTAGTTTATTCCGTCGGATTAGGCTTATCTGGCGTGAGTAATTTTATATTGGTAGGCTTAATCGCTGCCTTGTTTACAATTATACCTTACATAGGTAACATAATAGGATTTGGGATGGCCATGATTTTTGGATATCTAACTACAGGGACTACAACAATTTTGATAGGTATTACCGCAACATTTGTAATATCCCAGTTACTGGAAAACTATGTGTTACAACCCTTTGTCATTGGTGATAAAGTCGATGTACACCCGTTTTTTATTATTGTCGTTGTAATAATGGGCAATTTTGTATGGGGTGTGATTGGGATGATATTAGCTATACCTATATTGGGAATCCTTACCGTAATCTTGCTACATATTGATAAATTAAAGCCTTTGGGACTCCTTTTTAGTAAACGAAAATTTAATGGACACGACGATTAACTGCCCTCCTTATAATCGATAATACAGTCTTTTTAGTAACTACACTGAAAATTCACTATCTTTAGTACTCTCCTCAAATAGTTGTTTTATAGGATTTTATATGAATCAGCAACCATAAATATCGTCAACTATGATATGGTCATATATTTATATTATTCTAATTAATCAATATTTTTTTAGCTATGCAAGATTCAGAGATTACCCAATTGTCCCAAACTGCTGCACCTATTTTTATTACCGTTAAGGTGGATGAATTGTTTAACCAACCTTATCCATCTTCAACCTCAAACCCAATTACAGAATATACAAAAATTGAAAGTGGAGGTAAAAGGGCCGATTTTGGCGTAGATAAGAAACCATTCACTACGACTGTTGGACCTGATGAAAATGTCCGATGGATGATATCCTTTGATGATCCAACACAAAAAATTGATTATTCGTTAGAGCTCGTCTGTATTACTATGAAGTATGTTAATTCTAACGTGGACTTCTTTGATTTCCATCCTCTAATACCTGTTAATCATATGATTATGGCACATACTAAAACTGATATAGTTAGGGGTAGTGAGTACATATATAATATAATTTTTACTATAACTGATAATTATGGTTATTCTCAAACCTATGATATCGACCCACAACTAAAAATGCAATAATACATATGTGGAGGGATTTGTTTAGCCGAATACTGCTTATCTCCTTTATTTCCTTTCTGGGGTTAACTGCGAATGCCCAAGATCAAAAAATCGCCGACAGTTTAAAGGAGATTTTTGAGAATGGAAAGAATGATGATGCACTCAACATTCTTAAACATATTTCTCGAGCCGAGACCAACCCCGACAGTATCATAGCCTATTCCGATAAATTGATTGAAAAAGCTGCAGAAGATTCACTAGCAAGCTATCATATATTTGGTTATCTACAGCGTGGTAATGGATTGAAGCTGAAAGGAAATTATCCGGAGTCCCTCGATTCCTATTTCCAAGCTATAAAACTGGCCCAGAGATTCGAACAAAATGATGAAATCCCTCCACTTTTTATAAGTGTAGCCGATACCTATACAAATTTAAAGGATTATGAAGCGGCTGAGAACTATTATGACGATGGGATTTTGTTATTTAGAAAATCCAATGACTCCTTGCATTTGGCAAGTGCCCTTAGTAACTCGGGAGAAATGCAATTCTTCGCTGATAATTATTCCAAAGCCTTAGTTCGATTAGAGGAGGCGAAAAAGATTTTCACCTTACTAGATCATCAAATCGGTGTGGCCTATAGCCTTGGGAATATTGGAATGGTTTATACTAGGCAACACAAATATGATTTAGCTAAGGAATTGTTGAATGACGCTATAGATATATTGATAAAAAATGAGGACCTCTATCCCATTTCCGTTTACGAAAGATATTTAGCAGAAATATATCGTTCTGAGGGCAACATAGATCAAGCCTTCCAACATGGACGTCGTAGTTTAAAGTTAGCAACTCGTTATAACCTAAAAGACCAGATTTCTGATGCCAATCTCATGCTTTTTGAGCTCCATAATAAAGCAGGTAATTTAGACTCTGCCTTATTCTATCATTTAAATTATATAGATATCCGGGATCGTATAAGAAATTTAGAGGAAATAGAAAAAAGTGGTAGAATTAGAAGGCAGTTTGACCTTTCCCAAAAGCAAGGTGAATTAGATATCTCTAATGAAAAACGGCGGACCCAAAAAATTGTGACCATTGCTGCGCTTGGCATTGTGTTTTTAATTGCAATGCTTACCCTTGGGCTATATAGACGTAATAACTTTATACGTAAGAGCAATATTATCTTGGAAAGAGAAAAGAACCGGTCCGATCATTTGCTGAGGAATATATTGCCCCAAGAAACTGCGAAGGAATTAAAAGATTTTGGTAAGGTCAAAGCTAAGAAATTTGATTCTGTGAGTGTCTTGTTTGCAGATTTTAAAGGCTTCACACTTCATGCCGAACACCTATCTCCAGAAGATCTGGTAAAGAGTATCGATTACTACTTTTCTAAGTTTGATGATATAATCGACAAATATGGTATCGAAAAAATAAAGACCCTTGGAGATTGTTATATGTGTGCCTGCGGCTTACCTTTTCCTGAAGAAAACCATGCCCAAAAGTTAATTTTAGCCGCGAAGGAATTCTTAGATTTTGTGCGATTGGCTAAAATAGATAATACAGATAACACTACGAGATTTGACCTTAGGGTAGGGATTAGTTCTGGACCAGTGGTTGCAGGTGTCGTTGGTAAAAAGAAATTTGCTTATGATATCTGGGGAGATACTGTAAATATTGCATCTCGGATGGAAGCAGCATCAGAAGTAGATAAAATTAATATTTCGGAAGACACTTACGAACAAGTTAAAGACGATTTTAACTGTACCTACCGAGGTGAAATTCATGTTAAAAATAAAGGAATGATGAAGATGTATTTTGTTGAAGGCATTGAATGTAATCTTCAAGATAAAGATATTGAAAGTGGTCTAAAAGTTCATACCGCCTAAATCAGATTCTTTATGCCTAAAGCTAGAGTTCTGATTTTTGCGACCATTCTTGTCATTTTTAATATTTTTAGACATTTGTCTATTATTTGTCTAGTAGTAATAAGGCGCGAATTATAGAACTCTGCATATTTTTGAAATGCTATTAATAGTCTTAATTATCAGACAAAACTTGAAGGAGAATATAAGGGAGAATTAAAAATCCTTCAGGAATCTTTAAAATAGTAGAATACTTTTCAGGTTAACTATTAACCAATTTAAAAATTGCAGTAAGGTCTTGAGGAATGCCGAACTGCAATTTTTTTTTGCGTTCTTCTAAGATTTTTTATGCACTTAGAATCTTAAATTTCCTTATAAATAATAGGTAAGGCCCAAGAAGTAATAGCTCACCTGGGTTTCGTAATTAGATAGCGGATTATCGTTAGGGGCCTGGCGATATGGATTCATTAGACCATAGTAATAACGAGGAGTAAGTTGCACTTTTTTCCAAAATTTGAAACTTAAACCGCTAATCAAAAACACGTTTAATCCTATATTTTCACTGTCCGTATCAAAATAAAGTTGTTTTACCCGGATGTTGTTCGGGTCCAACAAATAGTCACCTTTAGCTTCATCATCTGCGCCATATTCATAAAAAATATTCGCAGAAGCACCTGCGTTTAATCCGAACTTAAAATTATCGGTGCTTACAATATTATAGGTGTAGGTGAGGGGTATTTCTAATTGTTTCAGCACCAACTGCAAATCTTCTAACGGTGCGTTTAAGGTTGGCCGGCCTTTAAAATTTACCTGATGCCGATTATATTTAGCTTCCAAAGTAAGTTCCGAGCGACGATTAAAAACAAAATTTGCCGAAAGTCCAAGGGCGATTCCTATTGATTGCTCGGTGGTAAAAGCTTCGGTATCCGAAATAAAACTGGTGCCGCCAATGGTAATCCCAAATTTATGGGTAGTCTGGGCGTTTAAGCCTAAAGAAAATAATGAAATTAAGACGAAGAAAATCTTGTATCGCATAGAATTTTTTAGGAGAACGCTAAGAATAAGTGCTTATTATAATCAATAGTTTTAGATTTCTTTAAATTACCTTTGACAATAAATGTCTTTACCCTTACTGAAATCATATTTTAATGAGATTCGAGAATCAATTAGAATGTGCTACTATTAATTCTGGAAAAGAGTTAGATTCAACAATTACACTACGACCAATTCAGAAAAAAAAAGCGTGAACAAGAAAGAAAGCGAAGAGAAACAAGGCAAGCAGGTATGACGGTTTCTCCAGAAATTACATTTATCGATTATCTATCCGTAGAATCAATGGCGCTCTTAGGAAAAGCTTTGGGAGGAGCTGTATTCGTAGCACTTTTAAAATACCGGGCTTTTGTTTTTAATGTGAAGATGAATTGATTAAATATTTTATACAAAATCAGTCTTTAAAATTTTCGGATTTAAACCAAGAAATATCTATCGGTATCATTGGTTTACTATTGAATACAATTTGCCATCAATCTTTTCTCGGATAGGTTCAAATTGAAACCGACTTAAGGTTTATTTTTAATATGAGTGGCTAGATAACCGTTTTAAAAAATGAAATTCAACTTAATATTACTAATACTATTGACTATGAATACAGAAAAAACACTATACGATTTTAAAAAAAAT
Encoded here:
- a CDS encoding creatinine amidohydrolase, giving the protein MDIPYKRASFLWEQKTWPELEAYLLTVDTAILPCGAIEQHGPHLPVDIDYFDAKYMAYEVADRCEEPKPLVLPPIPFGVSYHHEDFKGTLSVTNEALSKFVYDIGMGLARNGIKKLIILNGHGDNAPTLNYAAQMINRDAKIFVCVDTGETSDYDVFNLIETPNDAHAGEIETSTSLALRPEMVQMDKAKNATLKFGSKFLDFDDEQSVSWYVRTNKISESGVMGDATKGTAEKGKILWEVMISNMVKFVESIKNTPLDDLYQKSY
- a CDS encoding L-alanine-DL-glutamate epimerase; translated protein: MKIVNVQFERLNLKLSEPYTIAYETIEHTTNFILNLETENSLVGRGCAAPDLEVTGENPDEAELIIKDVVVPFLKGKNSIRYVYIVEELKLLIPKNPSVLAMVDMALLDLCSKKMEVPLFQFLGGYRESIATSITIGILPLQETLLKSKEFVSAGFNIIKLKGGLSYEEDIEKILKIRELYPELTLRFDGNQGYSVEQAVNFVNGTKNAKIEIFEQPSKVNQELQLGEITNAVNLPVMADESIKTLKDAFRLAQNERIDMVNIKIMKVGGILEALHINSVSKSANLEVMVGCIDECGLGISAGLHFALSRPNIQYADLDGHLDILDDPFTNLFQLKNGILYPNKFAGLG
- a CDS encoding cAMP-binding domain of CRP or a regulatory subunit of cAMP-dependent protein kinases, giving the protein MSTPRYPEITNHVLKEIDLTNEELEEFLSILSEQVVLRKDNLIVPGDVVDYEYYVVKGCMKAYFMDSFGDRHILQFAVEDWWISDFEAFFNNEAANLYVEAIEDTYLLGIHREALEILYKRIPKFERFFRLKTTAAFISLRRRVLSTLQLNSKERYLKFCEKYPSIAERVPNYHIANYLGIKPESLSRIRRETLG
- a CDS encoding N-ethylmaleimide reductase → MNNDQPLLQPITFGDLQLPNRVIMAPMTRSRANNKENAPTQDLQGVYYSQRATAGLIITEGSQVSKRAVGYINTPGIHSKAQVEGWKQVVDSVHDAGGRIFIQLWHVGRISHPDFHNGEKPWAPSALNPDVEVYTPDGQKKTETPKEMTLEEIEITKQEFIDAAKNAVEAGFDGVEIHSSNGYLFHQFFNATSNKRTDKYGGSKENRARFFFEVLDGIKEVLPESKIGARFNPSLHGTFGMTLDEETIPTFDYIIKKLSDEYKLAYIHLSEPFTDVSDNPHAVSEIAKHYRPLYKGNLMINAGFDQEKGNKVIKNGNADCVAFGKLYISNPDLVERFREDIETSDWDKDTFYTTGKKGYTDYEAKTRELIPN
- a CDS encoding osmotically inducible protein OsmC, which codes for MKFNRTASAHWEGGGEEGRGGISTQSGALNGELYEFKTRFKDKKGTNPEELVGAAHAGCYTMQLAFFIEEEGHTAQSLDTEARVHFEDGKINQIDLSVKGKVPGMNEKDFAKVAEKAKKECPLSKLLNANISLEVEFVD
- a CDS encoding uncharacterized zinc-type alcohol dehydrogenase-like protein, translated to MSKVKAYGADSKDSKLKEMTIERREVKDDDVKIKITFCGVCHSDIHTVENDWKNSTYPVVPGHEIVGHVLEVGKNVTDIKKGDVVGVGCMVDSCQECNSCKKDMEQFCEKGATFTYNGQDKHLGGHTFGGYSESIIVDQDFVLKVPSNLDEKAVAPLLCAGITTYSPLNHWNVKKGDKVGIIGLGGLGHMGIKFADAMGAHVVMITTSKEKEKDAKSLGADEVLLSTNDDDMKKSNGTFDFLLNTVPVKHDVNPYLQLLKIDGTMVMVGAVEPLEPMHGGNLIMGRKSIAGSLIGGIKETQEMLDFCGKNNIVSDIELIDINNINEAYQRVKDSDVKYRFVIDMESLKN
- a CDS encoding Peroxiredoxin, which gives rise to MIKPREKAPNLEVELVNHTRWILDEQDPENFTMIIFYRGKHCPVCKTYLNELQTKISQFIERGVNIIALSSDTEEVAKKTYEEWDIDDIPVGYGFPIETARKWGLFISNGIKDEPKQFIEPGVFLIRPARTIYAEYIQSIPFARPHFDDLLKGIDFILKKDYPARGEA
- a CDS encoding Predicted PurR-regulated permease PerM, which gives rise to MAQNYKLTESKIIKLLFIAVAIILGIYFTFSGLIKAQGFFAPLLTAIILSLIILPLCRWFESFMGRTASSLLGTFILMLISFGLFLLILYQIKNFTNQWPDIKETMQPKIEELSSYLSNNTPLDDNDLNQFAINESKAAGMGLSLQNLGGKLSAVMMQMVSFLGIYFLTFIYIYFLLRYRLMFKNFMLRISPDNEKDKTTTIIYKSAKVATQYLQGKLILIGILAVVYSVGLGLSGVSNFILVGLIAALFTIIPYIGNIIGFGMAMIFGYLTTGTTTILIGITATFVISQLLENYVLQPFVIGDKVDVHPFFIIVVVIMGNFVWGVIGMILAIPILGILTVILLHIDKLKPLGLLFSKRKFNGHDD
- a CDS encoding Adenylate cyclase, class 3, with the protein product MWRDLFSRILLISFISFLGLTANAQDQKIADSLKEIFENGKNDDALNILKHISRAETNPDSIIAYSDKLIEKAAEDSLASYHIFGYLQRGNGLKLKGNYPESLDSYFQAIKLAQRFEQNDEIPPLFISVADTYTNLKDYEAAENYYDDGILLFRKSNDSLHLASALSNSGEMQFFADNYSKALVRLEEAKKIFTLLDHQIGVAYSLGNIGMVYTRQHKYDLAKELLNDAIDILIKNEDLYPISVYERYLAEIYRSEGNIDQAFQHGRRSLKLATRYNLKDQISDANLMLFELHNKAGNLDSALFYHLNYIDIRDRIRNLEEIEKSGRIRRQFDLSQKQGELDISNEKRRTQKIVTIAALGIVFLIAMLTLGLYRRNNFIRKSNIILEREKNRSDHLLRNILPQETAKELKDFGKVKAKKFDSVSVLFADFKGFTLHAEHLSPEDLVKSIDYYFSKFDDIIDKYGIEKIKTLGDCYMCACGLPFPEENHAQKLILAAKEFLDFVRLAKIDNTDNTTRFDLRVGISSGPVVAGVVGKKKFAYDIWGDTVNIASRMEAASEVDKINISEDTYEQVKDDFNCTYRGEIHVKNKGMMKMYFVEGIECNLQDKDIESGLKVHTA
- a CDS encoding Outer membrane protein beta-barrel domain-containing protein codes for the protein MRYKIFFVLISLFSLGLNAQTTHKFGITIGGTSFISDTEAFTTEQSIGIALGLSANFVFNRRSELTLEAKYNRHQVNFKGRPTLNAPLEDLQLVLKQLEIPLTYTYNIVSTDNFKFGLNAGASANIFYEYGADDEAKGDYLLDPNNIRVKQLYFDTDSENIGLNVFLISGLSFKFWKKVQLTPRYYYGLMNPYRQAPNDNPLSNYETQVSYYFLGLTYYL